GTGCAAGAATGAGTAGAGAGTCGAGTCGAGAACCGGAAAATCGAGCGAAACGTGCCAAACACGTTAAAAATACCTGGGGATCAAAGTTGGGCgctttgttcttgttgctgcattCGCATAGCGCAGCgccgctattgttgttatttatgagcaacaaaatgagcTGAAACTGCAATTGGAAAAAGGGGCTGGCTGCTGGCACGCGAGCCGCACCTCTAAGGGCTGGACCGCTCCCTTTTTTGGATAAAGGATAAACTCGTTTttggcaaaagccaaaagcaacaacagcagcagcagcagctgtgctcTCAAGCATTAAAAACCTAAAACCCAGTCGAGCTGtaaatgttatataaaatgtatatgtgCCGTTATCTGGCGAGGGGTTGGCTGATAGCTGGAACGTGTCCTGGATCGTGGCGCCCCTAGCAGCCTCTCGAGCACCCTATCTAGCTTGTGCGCTTGCGCGGCAGCGTTGCCGCCAGCtctatttacataaatttgcttaaataaatacgaTATAACATAAACAAGCTCTACTGCAAGTTGTTCTGTTGATTGGAACAGTTGGTTGGTTGCCTCAGTTTGCCGAGCTTTATCTACGCGCATGTAAATGAGCAGGAACAGCACGTGTGCTGGCCAACAAGCCGTGAACATGCAAATGAAACCAAATTGAAAACTCGTTGTGGCCATGTCAGCGTGACAGATTTTCATGATGGAGTGCTGTTATCAGCCGCATGCCACAAGGCATTAGGCATGAGGCACGGGGCACGAGGCAGCTAGAAATTTCAACAGCTGCTAAGCTTGTTTTGCATAAACTGAAGTAGCTGTAATAGAGATATGCTAGTCGAGATAGTTGAAATTGGTTTATCGAAAGGCTTCAAAGCACAACTTACATATTTGATGAATATATAAGCTGCGTTAGAGTTTCCTGTTTGCTTAGCAGCCATAAAAGTGGTTTAATATACAGCGAAATGTTGTACTTTAGTAGTAAAATATTATCCTTAGATCTTCCTGATCTCGAACACGATCGCCAAACTCGAAAAATTAACTAATGGTAGCAGGCAAATTAACTTCAATAAGCATatcaaagctttaaaaataatttcgcaaaattccaaaaaacaaaaacaatcatTCGTATTAGTATTAGTTGCTACTTCgaatttgaaaaacaaatcaattctattagttaaattcaaaataaaaatgtaaatacaattttacGGAAGGAATAAACGTCGCATCCAAATAATGCGTAAATCAACTTCAAGATGAATTCATGAATGATATACATTCTTTATATCTCTGTTATCTACAAGTTCCCAGTTTGACATCCTCAGCTCGTCAAGCTTGAAGCGAATCGAAGCCACTTACCCAAATGTCCGCTTGCAATTGTCTTCAGTTGCCACGCCCATAGCTTCAGCATTAACAACAGCCATTGTTGCCATGATTCGCCACGTTTAATGATGCTTCAAGCCATAAATTGCGGTGCAGAGCAGCGTTCGAGCAAGACAGCTTTGCAAACTGCTTAAAATCCAAGTCACAAAACAGTCTTAACAACCCCGCTAAGTGCAACGCCCCTGTAATTAGTAGCTAACAATCGGATTGCGGCATCTCAGGACATTCCCTATGGCTCAATTGCGctgaactcaactcaactcaactcaactgcgctgagctgagctgagctatgCCGTTGACGCCTCCTGGCGTCAGGCTGTCTGCCAGTCTGTTTACACATTTTCAACAAGGTtttataatcaatttaatgGCTTCGCTTGTGAATgcctaaaaaagaaaaaaaaaaaaggcaggcAACTTAAGGAGTAAGCTGAAGACAATGCTCAAAAGTCACATGAATAAAAAGTCAGCGTAACTGCGAGGggcatttcaatttgtgaAACCTACAATTGGCActttattatttctttcttttgactgcctgcctgcccttGCAGGAGGCGCAACTCAATTAAACGACGAGCGCTGCAGGGAAAACCCAAAAGGGCACCGCAAAAGCAAGCACCTAGCAAGGCTGCGATCGGCTAAGGGTAAAACTTAAGGATAGGGGAGTGAATGACACAGAAGGGGAGAGGCAGGCACTGCGGTGACTCAACAATGTCTTGAACGTGTTGCTTCGCCGGCAAAGGAATGTTTCTTATAAGAACAACCCCTAAATACATCGTCTGCCACTTGGACTGTATGGCGCGTGCCACTTTGAGCAAGGGAAACAAGGATACCTGTAGCTAACTGTCTTGAGttttgacttgacttgagctgttgttgttgttgctgttcttgcaTTACGTTGTCGCCGGTCTGTCGACAACGTCGACGCCTCGTAGTTCCGTTGCGTGGTAGAAATTTCGTTACAATAACAAGTCTGAGTCCGTTCTGTCTGTACGTTCTGCGAGTCCTGTGACTCATTCATTTTGTCATAAAGCGGAAGTGTCAGCCAAGTAACTAAGGGCtgcattttaatacaaaaaaaaaacaaaaatatggaTAATATAGTAAACTGGCAATTACAGCACACGTGCAATATGCAAAAAGGactgcagctgtatgtgtgtgtatgtgtctgtgtgtgttggtgaAGGAAGTGGCAGCGAAGCGTTAAATTGAAGCATgccaaatcaattaaaaaatttgtatatttgttggcATAGCTTCAAACGACTATTTGGCATGGCAACACATATCAAAGtattcgttttgcttttaaataaatatatatatatttttttttaggccCGCATGGTCAATAGGCAGCTGCCTTTGGCTTATCAGCGCATGTGTACAgggaaataaaaatcaaaatacctTTACACATGATTTATCAAGCActgcacacatatgtgtacgtgtgcgtgtgtgtgtgtgcaactggGTATGTCTGTATTTAtattgcagctgccgctgcttgtaGCTGCGCCcttttgcagcagcatgttggcatttttgttgccgctgctccTAACCCCGTGGACCAAAAAATGCTTATGCAATGCCCGAAAAAATCAACCCTCTGTTTAGTCAGCCCAAAATACAAGCTTCGGGGGGTGGCTTTCTAGCCATCTATCTCTCTACACaactatgtacatatatggTATGTGTACCTTagctatgcaatttattaacgCGTTTCGCGCTTAGTTTTCGTTGTGCTCTGCTCTCTGTTCGTATTTTTGTGCGCCTAAGCAgcataaaattctaaattttcTACTCCAAACGCAATTcacttaattgcattttgtataaaaatccTGCTctacaacagttgctgccgctaCCATGCCTAATTAGCTTAGCACACGTGTGTAAGCTTGGTCCGCAAAGGGTTGTGGTGGAGTGTGTGCTCACTCATATGTTGGATTTTCAGTCCTTAGGAAAGGCAGAACAATGCACTCTTCTCTTTTCAAACAAACGCTTAGAGTGGAAATAATGATCGACAAAACTATGAGTAaaacatatgcacatatttaaagcaactgaggcatagcaacaaaagcatcACTAATAAAAACGTGAAATGCGAATAAcacctaagttatttatccttTATGAAAcagcttttagtttttatttacttagatTTTTCCGTCAAATATTGCGGGCGTAAATCGTTTTCTTTTTCGATTTGTAAGGAAGGAGGGAGAAAATACAAAGAAAACGGTTTGGCTTGGTACCTATAAAAATTGGTAGCTCTTGTTGAAAATCAGTTGCTCAggcggacggacagacagatgGACTTGGCTATATCCCCTCTGTTTGTCTTGAAGATGaagaatttatatactttatggggtctgtcATGCTTCCTTTTCCCTGTTATACACATTTGTACAACTTCAGAAtataattttccattttttataaaaatgtcaaagtgtataaaaattccCAAGTCTGGTAAAAAATTCTACAAATTACAGTATAATCCATATACGCATCAGTGTTAACCCCACGCGGAGATATGTCGTTCTTAGTTCGGCGGAGATACACCTATCTATACCGGAACTGAATCATTAAAGGAAaactacataaaatatattatatacctAAGAGTTTAGATCAAAAACACTATTTTCGGATTGTAGATCGATTTAGGCTGTAATTCCCAAATGAGTTCTTCAACTAACAGAATAACGAACAAtacttttgctatttaaagttgtctgttgaaaataattaaaaactaaacctCGGAttatctttaattattttaataatcaaaattaaacgTGCGTTAttcttcaattaaatattatttgtaatgaCTAGTAATTCATTTTACCTAAACGttgtaaaatgatttttagTAGGACGCTTAGATTGTAGCGATCTGCGAATTTCTCTATGTCCACAGAAGCTTTCTGGTTGTTAAACTATGAGCAAAGACGAAGAAGATGCCCAGAGTGGACACTTTCCACTACAATATGtagttgaaaatataattattttaataattgaattgaattgaataataCCTTTTAACCAAGTTGCTCAAGTATTTTTTCCCACCAACCCAAAAAACAGATGTTAGTCAGCATTGCAAACAGAAACAAATTATCTTGGCATTTGATGATTTATCAAGCCACAGAGAGCGTCTAGCTATTTTCACGTAGTAAGTATCAGAGCTTAGTCAGAGCAAACTTATAAGGCTGACAAGTGTCTGATAAGTTAGCCATGTAAATTTGAGTACGCACAGCAAATTTGCACAAGACGCCAAAATCATAACAAAAGATAAGGCGTACTATAAAAACACACGTTGCTGGCCAATAGTGAGTAGTCGTAGCAGAGGCAGCACACACATAGGATGCACTGCAGTACATTGGTTTTGTTGGCCCTTTGCTGTCTGGGCGTGggacttgcaacagcagcagccacaccaGGCAGCGCCGCACCCGCAGCGCCTGCGAACAATTTGTATCTGGAGCTGAAGACCTTCTTGCGTCAGGTGCCCAAGAAGCAGATACAACATTTAGCACGCGCTTATCTGCTGAACGATGTGCCCTTCCAAGCCGTCATACGTGAGCTGAACTCCTTGGCGTCCTACCGTCTGCGCCAGCAACTGCTCAATCAGCCGGAGCTTCGTTCGTTTTTGCAGTGGCTGTCACAGCAATTGATTTTGTCCGGCGGTTCGCTTAAGGTCTTCGACACACTGGAGCTGGAAATCAAGCTGTTCAATAAATATCCACACTGGGCAGTGTCCACAGAGGGTGTTGCTGGTTTTGAGAATGAGTTCAACTTTTTATATCCTGCCGCGGCGCTGCGAGAGCTACTTGAGACAAATGCTCAGCAA
The DNA window shown above is from Drosophila busckii strain San Diego stock center, stock number 13000-0081.31 chromosome 3L, ASM1175060v1, whole genome shotgun sequence and carries:
- the LOC108598371 gene encoding LOW QUALITY PROTEIN: uncharacterized protein LOC108598371 (The sequence of the model RefSeq protein was modified relative to this genomic sequence to represent the inferred CDS: deleted 1 base in 1 codon) encodes the protein MHCSTLVLLALCCLGVGLATAAATPGSAAPAAPANNLYLELKTFLRQVPKKQIQHLARAYLLNDVPFQAVIRELNSLASYRLRQQLLNQPELRSFLQWLSQQLILSGGSLKVFDTLELEIKLFNKYPHWAVSTEGVAGFENEFNFLYPAAALRELLETNAQQSAIFGEFWRRVVALKPAYERFIATPQAVAFAGRLRKLGVNVDGADQLVRYQLGWSNASIPSYDYNDYLGLNNAENY